In Nomia melanderi isolate GNS246 chromosome 5, iyNomMela1, whole genome shotgun sequence, a single genomic region encodes these proteins:
- the GlyS gene encoding glycogen [starch] synthase isoform X2, producing the protein MSKERASRRFYRVDSSNDLLEFMDRGYTAQHENRWNFEVAWEAANKVGGIYTVIRSKAFVSTEEMGDQYCLIGPYKEACARTEVDEADFPRNSPLHLAVQVLRDQGFKVVTGTWLVDGNPQIILFDIGSAAWKLDEYKQELWNTCNLGIPHLDIEANDAVILGYLVCQFISEFRKAAEGYSDVPPRVVVHCHEWQAGVGLIALRTRHVDVATVFTTHATLLGRYLCAGKIDFYNNLDQFNVDEEAGKRQIYHRYCMERAATHLAHVFTTVSDITGFEAEHLLKRKPDIITPNGLNVKKFAALHEFQNLHAVSKEKIHEFVRGHFYGHYDFDLDKTLYFFIAGRYEFGNKGADIFIEALARLNHYLKTSRPDTTVVAFLIFPTRTNNFNVESLRGHAVTKALRDTINDIQQKNGKRMYELCLSGRMPDAQDLLQKEDIIKIKRCLFALQRNGLPPVTTHNVIDDWNDPVLNGIRRCNLFNTVHDRVKIVFHPEFLSPTNPLFGLDYEEFVRGCHLGVFPSYYEPWGYTPAECTVMGIPSITTNLSGFGCFMQDHIADPMSYGIYIVDRRFIGLENSVQQLAHYMFDFARLSRRQRIIQRNRTERLSDLLDWRNLGIYYRQARIKALMTVYPELASEYAEGGVGRFSYPRPISEPPSPSSSRHTTPAASVHGSDDEDEDEVDDEKELEELRQTGR; encoded by the exons ATGTCAAAGGAACGTGCTTCAAGGAGATTTTATCGTGTAGACAGTAGTAATGACTTGCTTGAATTTATGGATCGTGGATATACTGCACAACATGAGAACAGATGGAATTTTGAAGTTGCATGGGAGGCAGCCAACAAAG TTGGTGGAATATATACAGTGATACGTTCCAAAGCATTTGTCTCAACAGAGGAAATGGGGGATCAATATTGTCTTATTGGTCCCTACAAAGAAGCTTGTGCTCGTACAGAAGTTGATGAAGCAGATTTTCCACGTAATAGTCCACTGCATTTAGCTGTTCAGGTTCTCCGCGACCAAGGATTCAAA GTGGTAACAGGAACTTGGCTGGTGGATGGAAACCCTCAAATAATCCTGTTTGATATTGGAAGTGCAGCATGGAAGTTGGATGAGTACAAACAAGAATTGTGGAACACCTGTAACCTTGGTATTCCTCATCTTGATATAGAAGCGAATGACGCCGTTATCCTCGGCTATCTCGTTTGTCAGTTTATTTCTGAATTCAG AAAAGCGGCCGAAGGATATTCCGACGTTCCACCTCGCGTGGTTGTTCACTGCCATGAATGGCAAGCGGGTGTGGGTTTGATTGCTTTAAGAACCAGACACGTGGATGTAGCCACGGTTTTCACAACACATGCTACACTGCTTGGTAGATACCTCTGTGCAGGAAAGATTGACTTTTACAACAATTTGGATCAG TTCAATGTCGACGAGGAAGCAGGGAAACGCCAGATTTACCATAGATATTGCATGGAACGAGCTGCCACTCACTTAGCCCACGTATTCACAACGGTCTCAGACATAACTGGATTCGAGGCTGAACACTTGTTGAAACGGAAGCCTGATATAATTACTCCAAACGGACTGAACGTGAAAAAATTCGCCGCCTTACACGAATTCCAAAACTTACATGCCGTTAGCAAAGAAAAGATACACGAGTTCGTTAGAGGCCACTTCTACGG TCACTATGATTTCGATCTGGATAAGACCCTGTACTTCTTCATTGCCGGACGTTACGAGTTTGGAAACAAAGGCGCGGACATATTTATTGAAGCTTTAGCCAGATTAAATCATTATCTAAAGACATCTAGACCCGATACAACAGTGGTCGCCTTCCTCATCTTTCCAACAAGAACCAATAACTTCAATGTGGAATCCTTACGTGGTCACGCG GTCACTAAAGCGTTACGAGATACGATCAACGACATACAACAAAAGAATGGAAAACGCATGTATGAATTATGTTTGTCCGGGCGCATGCCTGACGCTCAAGACcttttgcaaaaagaagacatcatcAAAATCAAACG GTGTTTGTTCGCTTTGCAGAGAAATGGTCTGCCACCTGTCACCACACACAACGTTATAGACGACTGGAATGACCCGGTATTAAACGGGATCAGAAGATGCAATCTGTTTAACACTGTTCACGATCGAGTCAAG ATAGTATTCCATCCAGAGTTCCTCTCGCCCACGAATCCATTATTCGGCCTCGATTACGAAGAGTTTGTCAGAGGATGTCACTTAGGAGTATTTCCGTCCTACTACGAACCCTGGGGCTACACACCCGCGGAATGTACCGTTATGGGCATTCCTAGCATTACCACGAATTTATCCGGATTTGGTTGCTTCATGCAGGACCATATAGCGGATCCGATGAGTTACGGTATTTACATTGTCGATAGACGGTTCATCGGTTTGGAGAACAGCGTTCAACAACTAGCCCATTACATGTTCGACTTCGCGCGACTCAGCCGGCGACAGCGTATCATTCAAAGAAACCGAACCGAGCGTCTCAGCGATCTTCTGGACTGGAGAAATCTTGGCATC TATTACCGCCAAGCCAGAATAAAGGCTTTGATGACCGTCTATCCAGAATTAGCTTCGGAATACGCAGAAGGCGGAGTAGGTCGATTCAGTTATCCAAGACCGATCAGCGAACCACCGTCGCCCTCGTCTTCGAGACACACTACTCCGGCTGCTTCGGTTCACGGAtccgacgacgaagacgaagacgaagttGACGATGAGAAAGAG CTAGAGGAGCTACGTCAAACTGGCAGATAA
- the GlyS gene encoding glycogen [starch] synthase isoform X1 encodes MSKERASRRFYRVDSSNDLLEFMDRGYTAQHENRWNFEVAWEAANKVGGIYTVIRSKAFVSTEEMGDQYCLIGPYKEACARTEVDEADFPRNSPLHLAVQVLRDQGFKVVTGTWLVDGNPQIILFDIGSAAWKLDEYKQELWNTCNLGIPHLDIEANDAVILGYLVCQFISEFRKAAEGYSDVPPRVVVHCHEWQAGVGLIALRTRHVDVATVFTTHATLLGRYLCAGKIDFYNNLDQFNVDEEAGKRQIYHRYCMERAATHLAHVFTTVSDITGFEAEHLLKRKPDIITPNGLNVKKFAALHEFQNLHAVSKEKIHEFVRGHFYGHYDFDLDKTLYFFIAGRYEFGNKGADIFIEALARLNHYLKTSRPDTTVVAFLIFPTRTNNFNVESLRGHAVTKALRDTINDIQQKNGKRMYELCLSGRMPDAQDLLQKEDIIKIKRCLFALQRNGLPPVTTHNVIDDWNDPVLNGIRRCNLFNTVHDRVKIVFHPEFLSPTNPLFGLDYEEFVRGCHLGVFPSYYEPWGYTPAECTVMGIPSITTNLSGFGCFMQDHIADPMSYGIYIVDRRFIGLENSVQQLAHYMFDFARLSRRQRIIQRNRTERLSDLLDWRNLGIYYRQARIKALMTVYPELASEYAEGGVGRFSYPRPISEPPSPSSSRHTTPAASVHGSDDEDEDEVDDEKEVRKKKASLRRAM; translated from the exons ATGTCAAAGGAACGTGCTTCAAGGAGATTTTATCGTGTAGACAGTAGTAATGACTTGCTTGAATTTATGGATCGTGGATATACTGCACAACATGAGAACAGATGGAATTTTGAAGTTGCATGGGAGGCAGCCAACAAAG TTGGTGGAATATATACAGTGATACGTTCCAAAGCATTTGTCTCAACAGAGGAAATGGGGGATCAATATTGTCTTATTGGTCCCTACAAAGAAGCTTGTGCTCGTACAGAAGTTGATGAAGCAGATTTTCCACGTAATAGTCCACTGCATTTAGCTGTTCAGGTTCTCCGCGACCAAGGATTCAAA GTGGTAACAGGAACTTGGCTGGTGGATGGAAACCCTCAAATAATCCTGTTTGATATTGGAAGTGCAGCATGGAAGTTGGATGAGTACAAACAAGAATTGTGGAACACCTGTAACCTTGGTATTCCTCATCTTGATATAGAAGCGAATGACGCCGTTATCCTCGGCTATCTCGTTTGTCAGTTTATTTCTGAATTCAG AAAAGCGGCCGAAGGATATTCCGACGTTCCACCTCGCGTGGTTGTTCACTGCCATGAATGGCAAGCGGGTGTGGGTTTGATTGCTTTAAGAACCAGACACGTGGATGTAGCCACGGTTTTCACAACACATGCTACACTGCTTGGTAGATACCTCTGTGCAGGAAAGATTGACTTTTACAACAATTTGGATCAG TTCAATGTCGACGAGGAAGCAGGGAAACGCCAGATTTACCATAGATATTGCATGGAACGAGCTGCCACTCACTTAGCCCACGTATTCACAACGGTCTCAGACATAACTGGATTCGAGGCTGAACACTTGTTGAAACGGAAGCCTGATATAATTACTCCAAACGGACTGAACGTGAAAAAATTCGCCGCCTTACACGAATTCCAAAACTTACATGCCGTTAGCAAAGAAAAGATACACGAGTTCGTTAGAGGCCACTTCTACGG TCACTATGATTTCGATCTGGATAAGACCCTGTACTTCTTCATTGCCGGACGTTACGAGTTTGGAAACAAAGGCGCGGACATATTTATTGAAGCTTTAGCCAGATTAAATCATTATCTAAAGACATCTAGACCCGATACAACAGTGGTCGCCTTCCTCATCTTTCCAACAAGAACCAATAACTTCAATGTGGAATCCTTACGTGGTCACGCG GTCACTAAAGCGTTACGAGATACGATCAACGACATACAACAAAAGAATGGAAAACGCATGTATGAATTATGTTTGTCCGGGCGCATGCCTGACGCTCAAGACcttttgcaaaaagaagacatcatcAAAATCAAACG GTGTTTGTTCGCTTTGCAGAGAAATGGTCTGCCACCTGTCACCACACACAACGTTATAGACGACTGGAATGACCCGGTATTAAACGGGATCAGAAGATGCAATCTGTTTAACACTGTTCACGATCGAGTCAAG ATAGTATTCCATCCAGAGTTCCTCTCGCCCACGAATCCATTATTCGGCCTCGATTACGAAGAGTTTGTCAGAGGATGTCACTTAGGAGTATTTCCGTCCTACTACGAACCCTGGGGCTACACACCCGCGGAATGTACCGTTATGGGCATTCCTAGCATTACCACGAATTTATCCGGATTTGGTTGCTTCATGCAGGACCATATAGCGGATCCGATGAGTTACGGTATTTACATTGTCGATAGACGGTTCATCGGTTTGGAGAACAGCGTTCAACAACTAGCCCATTACATGTTCGACTTCGCGCGACTCAGCCGGCGACAGCGTATCATTCAAAGAAACCGAACCGAGCGTCTCAGCGATCTTCTGGACTGGAGAAATCTTGGCATC TATTACCGCCAAGCCAGAATAAAGGCTTTGATGACCGTCTATCCAGAATTAGCTTCGGAATACGCAGAAGGCGGAGTAGGTCGATTCAGTTATCCAAGACCGATCAGCGAACCACCGTCGCCCTCGTCTTCGAGACACACTACTCCGGCTGCTTCGGTTCACGGAtccgacgacgaagacgaagacgaagttGACGATGAGAAAGAGGTGCGTAAGAAGAAGGCTTCTCTTCGCCGTGCAATGTGA
- the Wdr62 gene encoding WD repeat domain 62 produces MMEPPVTSKVLRAPNLKRGQENVRIQDRIKLERVLGVTVSSNAALDCDATSELVAYPAGCTVVLFNPRKNTQAHVLNACRKTVTSLALAGDGRLLATGECGHMPNVRVWDISDPYNAVQIAEFSGHKYGINCVAFSPSNKYVVSVGSQHDMIVNVWDWRNNVKVASNKVSSKVKAVCFAENGNYFVTVGNRHVKFWYLEYSRSAKYKEPVPLMGRSAILGEQRNNDFVDVACGRGEMADSTYAITKTGLLCEFNNRRLLDKWVELRTSSANCMAVGDKYIFIGCAEGIVRCFSPSSLQFVTTLPRTHYLGVDVAQGLSISHMSQHPANARYPDAIALAFDERNNKLTCVYNDHSIYVWDVRDIRRVGKSHSFLYHSACIWGVEMYPTGSESVDAMPAGSFITCSSDDTIRVWNLEKDVSPSDTLYKRNIYSNELLKVLYIDPELTYLKDLDLAAAGSTEKSDASYDGRNGVRSIRVSPDGKHLASGDRSGNIRIHDLSSLEELYLIEAHDAEVLCLEYSKFSRYSADPPRLLASASRDRLIHVFSVDQGYNFSQTLDDHSSSITAVRFFNQSSQSNQIQMVSCGADKSIIFRQLQSTPGGMPQFARGHNAQGKTTLYDMEVDSGQKHVLTACQDRNIRVYNVATGKHSKTFKGSVGEDGSLIKVVLDASGIYVATSCTDKTLCVYDYYSGECMATMLGHSELVTGLRFSPDCRNLVSASGDGCIFVWRVPRDMVVTMQARLAQQAMRAGKRPPQVNGTGIDVQLDNETFGSPPPEFLDPNANPTPQSVGVDYRFSVGQLPLWAKKQINTANADETTTLGSNPRSLGVDLPKGRWAQRVQQGDGITVKSVYDSDEVIPFPPPRGAIDSDGGGGGGGSKDSSIDSGTETKCSSDYRRETIIIKRDEDENVFQPCPDSYRELADDTKQVIGGNVTVTRGSNITELTRQSRSRHHTDDSSLGSFKFEDHESTEHDGDVEDYSEGENGTTGSEKSHHRLMYYPAPEDTISNQFTVNAMDVEELRRSQRRQKKPRNGESGRISELTASGSQDDSDSEGGASTPSAERNPLSILSEASSEGFDQLAKQSHREKYLKNAFESLSGAEEPTNRSPKTTSISSQFHGRLSGGGAGADSTSNNKVRNQAVVNATKQARGDADVTKKREELQRRIEETRRKLQSVGYKSSLKSSQSISDLSSHIPEKHHRSNRLSTGNNKPGQQTQYSKPINPCKPIPNPKPPLKPQQLINKVSGVGNALPKLDTTPISENCLSKSQTTSCISDKTRPSLTRPLTLTLKKTEKYKLSLNKPNQSLPESPVCEELKLLKEQCKKNVSRFARFAQKRRSCSYFIGLNDNEEDMENIAKSFESLPAMNERNIETLNDALDDADDGNGNFSDDSLEGDFKNPPRRCVSDYQINVHMDSHHDGHRAYSNYQTFPKRILTGSQESILSDASVESFSKGSAEILDYSHYDNDRHSSASFFLSRRKMQAGRSQESILTDESDYQMFPLHENMDHRSTESVLTDDSDSLVKSAPLEMLFDSHYKRKRQNSETYSGNPNNVLEPSNDVQNPVNDSTACRAVFRSKSLQDTRISKAKNENNYPEDGVRPATCIYYEFNFNEQDNANVEMRMGTKSDTMPRSNSLKVPKEPQSMLFLNDFVAHKPPKPKRNSARTQSMRNRARPAWNKYNVDSPTNSSRPKSESDEYGSQSRADGRSARNDSGGKADAASTLENSKRIEQFLQSPAYSLQFTDNADPKTKFYSLQNRRADKCMLYEAGGPMDNYGFEANDPPHRDCDTGEDQRDNSHVCCYENQIPTKDTQETYDSLEPGGVPCDLQTPGMQTTANLRSNERIDNMDVDLRITRAIEGTVKLLSREFENLVRREQYFMKEKCLRMTHCQEASENFAKLEAERDSRIAMRRDIRLHSGGEDSDWADTSAIDRSVMESGSSTSASSCTNSPKRMWPPASRCQSHMKWTKTLPTINQAIIPSKHLYAVSGKVGNKNASASARSGLGNANSGNQSRHGSAKNHSSHITRSSSVGVLNQSDSESDVGAGTGRGWNNQTANSRISGLMRPTISSQNKINHQIKTSSSSNSNLPSVLRRRGMQGAYSSVNLSQVGNQEDSSSEDTSSNGNGGKPALPPRPRSISIDHSTANLSLPGTTVRRSGSTTVIANGRNGSNSIGQNAGRISTANRSQLDPSPQELPVKDTDRAIDVASAELGTDKTLVSTQLCNTIADDLTRTADNVVQLYKRLTIDKEDEGASIDRDTMLRGLQSSVNETMRTLRLVVAGGQASVDGSSATGTESVVVNEATATFQELLAGQDQGKVVNMMQQYSELLLTMMQQRMGGPQSSHT; encoded by the exons CTGCACCGTGGTGTTGTTCAACCCGCGGAAGAACACCCAGGCCCACGTGTTGAACGCTTGTCGCAAAACGGTGACCTCCCTGGCGCTCGCCGGCGACGGTAGACTGCTGGCGACCGGCGAATGCGGTCACATGCCGAACGTTCGTGTCTGGGACATCTCCGATCCGTACAATGCTGTGCAGATCGCCGAGTTTTCCGGGCACAAGTATGGCATCAACTGCGTG GCGTTTTCTCCGAGCAACAAGTACGTGGTGTCCGTGGGCTCTCAGCACGATATGATCGTCAACGTCTGGGACTGGAGGAACAATGTTAAGGTGGCGTCGAACAAAGTCTCGAGCAAAGTGAAGGCCGTCTGCTTCGCGGAAAACGGCAATTACTTTGTTACCGTGGGCAACAGGCACGTCAAGTTTTGGTATCTCGAGTACTCGCGCAGCGCCAAG TACAAGGAACCTGTGCCTTTGATGGGTCGGTCCGCCATACTGGGCGAGCAGAGGAACAACGATTTCGTGGACGTGGCCTGCGGCCGCGGGGAAATGGCGGATTCCACGTACGCGATCACCAAAACTGGCCTCCTCTGCGAGTTCAACAACAGGAGGCTGCTGGATAAATGGGTGGAGCTTCGC ACGAGTAGCGCGAACTGCATGGCGGTAGGCGACAAGTACATCTTCATCGGATGCGCGGAGGGGATCGTCAGGTGTTTCAGCCCCAGCAGTCTGCAGTTCGTCACCACGCTGCCGAGGACGCATTACCTGGGCGTGGACGTCGCGCAGGGCTTGTCCATCAG CCACATGTCCCAGCATCCCGCGAACGCGAGGTACCCGGACGCCATCGCGCTCGCGTTCGACGAGCGCAACAACAAGCTGACCTGCGTCTACAACGACCACAGCATCTACGTGTGGGACGTGCGGGACATCAGGCGGGTCGGCAAGTCGCACTCGTTCCTCTACCACTCGGCGTGCATCTGGGGCGTCGAGATGTACCCGACGGGCTCGGAGTCCGTCGACGCGATGCCGGCCGGCAGCTTCATCACCTGCTCCAGCGACGACACCATTCGCGTGTGGAACCTGGAGAAGGACGTGTCGCCGAGCGACACGCTCTACAAGCGGAACATCTACAGCAACGAGCTGCTCAAGGTCCTCTACATCGACCCCGAGCTGACCTACCTGAAAGACTTGGACCTGGCCGCGGCCGGCTCCACGGAGAAGAGCGACGCCTCGTACGACGGCCGCAACGGCGTCCGCTCGATCAGAGTCAGCCCGGACGGCAAACACCTGGCGTCCGGGGATCGGTCCGGCAACATCAGGATCCACGACCTGTCCTCCCTGGAGGAGCTCTATCTGATAGAGGCGCACGACGCGGAGGTGCTCTGCCTCGAGTACTCCAAGTTCTCCCGGTACTCCGCGGACCCGCCCAGACTGCTGGCCAGCGCCTCCAGGGACCGGCTGATACACGTGTTCAGCGTCGACCAGGGCTACAACTTCTCGCAGACGCTCGACGACCACAGTTCTTCCATTACCGCCGTCAGGTTCTTCAATCAGAGCAGCCAGAGCAATCAGATACAGATGGTGTCCTGCGGCGCCGATAAGAGTATTATTTTTAGACAGCTGCAATCG ACGCCGGGCGGTATGCCTCAGTTCGCCAGGGGCCACAACGCTCAGGGAAAGACCACACTGTACGACATGGAGGTCGATTCCGGGCAAAAGCACGTTCTAACCGCCTGCCAAGATAGGAACATAAGGGTTTACAACGTGGCCACCGGCAAGCACAGCAAAACCTTCAAGGGATCCGTCGGGGAGGACGGGTCCCTTATCAAAGTCGTCCTAG ATGCATCGGGAATCTACGTAGCTACCTCGTGTACAGATAAGACGTTGTGCGTGTACGATTATTATAGCGGCGAGTGCATGGCGACCATGCTCGGCCATTCGGAGCTGGTGACCGGACTGCGCTTCAGCCCGGACTGTCGGAACCTCGTGTCCGCCAGCGGGGACGGCTGCATATTCGTGTGGCGCGTTCCTCGCGACATGGTGGTGACCATGCAGGCCCGCCTCGCTCAGCAGGCGATGCGAGCTGGAAA GAGGCCGCCCCAGGTGAACGGCACGGGAATAGACGTGCAGTTGGACAACGAGACTTTCGGATCGCCGCCGCCCGAATTCCTAGATCCAAACGCGAATCCCACGCCGCAGAGCGTGGGCGTGGATTATAGGTTCAGCGTGGGCCAGCTGCCGCTTTGGGCGAAGAAGCAGATAAACACCGCGAACGCCGACGAGACGACGACCCTCGGCTCGAACCCCAGGTCCTTGGGCGTCGACCTGCCGAAGGGCAGATGGGCGCAGAGGGTGCAGCAAGGCGACGGCATAACCGTCAAGTCCGTCTACGACAGCGACGAGGTGATACCGTTCCCGCCGCCTCGCGGCGCGATCGACtccgacggcggcggcggcggaggcggctcCAAGGACAGCTCGATTGACAGCGGGACGGAGACCAAGTGCAGCAGCGACTACCGGAGGGAGACCATCATCATCAAGAGG GACGAGGACGAGAATGTGTTCCAACCTTGTCCGGATAGTTACAGAGAACTAGCGGACGACACGAAACAG GTGATCGGTGGTAACGTGACGGTAACTAGAGGTAGCAATATCACGGAATTGACACGTCAGTCGAGGAGTCGGCATCATACCGACGACAGCAGTCTTGGCAGCTTTAAATTCGAG GATCACGAGAGCACGGAGCACGACGGCGACGTGGAGGATTACTCCGAAGGGGAGAACGGGACCACTGGTTCCGAGAAGTCCCATCACAGACTGATGTATTATCCTGCTCCGGAGGACACGATATCGAACCAGTTCACTGTGAACGCGATGGACGTGGAAGAACTCAGGAG ATCTCAGAGGCGACAAAAGAAACCCAGGAACGGAGAGAGCGGTCGGATCAGCGAGCTGACCGCGTCCGGTAGCCAAGACGACTCGGATTCCGAAGGAGGAGCGTCTACCCCCAGCGCCGAAAGAAATCCCCTGTCCATCTTGTCGGAAGCCAGCTCGGAAGGTTTCGACCAGCTAGCGAAGCAAAGCCATCGCGAGAAGTACCTCAAGAACGCATTCGAATCTCTCAGCGGGGCTGAAGAGCCCACCAACAGAAGCCCGAAAACGACTAGCATCAGTTCACAGTTTCACGGAAG ACTCAGCGGCGGCGGCGCCGGCGCCGACAGCACAAGCAACAACAAGGTTCGCAACCAGGCAGTCGTGAACGCGACGAAACAGGCGAGAGGGGACGCGGACGTGACGAAGAAACGCGAAGAATTGCAGAGGAGAATAGAGGAGACCAGAAGGAAATTGCAAAGC GTAGGGTACAAGTCCTCGTTAAAGTCCAGCCAAAGCATATCCGACTTGAGCAGCCATATACCGGAGAAGCATCATCGTTCGAACAGGCTGAGCACAGGTAACAACAAACCCGGTCAACAGACACAATACTCGAAACCGATAAATCCTTGCAAACCAATACCGAACCCAAAGCCTCCGTTAAAACCTCAACAACTCATTAACAAAGTGTCGGGTGTGGGGAATGCGCTACCTAAGCTAGATACTACTCCAATCTCCGAGAACTGCTTGTCCAAAAGTCAGACTACGTCGTGTATAAGCGACAAGACGAGACCGTCGCTTACTCGCCCGTTAACGTTGACCctgaaaaaaactgaaaagtatAAGCTGTCACTGAATAAGCCGAATCAGTCGTTGCCCGAGTCGCCCGTGTGCGAGGAGCTGAAACTCCTCAAGGAACAGTGCAAGAAAAACGTCAGTCGGTTCGCGAGGTTCGCCCAGAAGAGGCGGTCGTGCAGCTATTTTATCGGTCTGAACGACAACGAGGAGGACATGGAGAACATAGCGAAGTCGTTCGAGAGCCTGCCGGCGATGAACGAGCGCAACATCGAGACCCTGAACGACGCGTTGGACGACGCCGACGACGGGAACGGGAACTTCAGCGACGACTCGTTGGAGGGCGACTTCAAGAATCCGCCCCGACGATGCGTCAGCGACTATCAGATCAACGTTCACATGGACAGCCACCACGACGGACACAGAGCTTACTCCAACTATCAGACTTTCCCGAAGCGGATACTCACCGGGTCGCAGGAGAGCATCCTGTCGGACGCGTCGGTCGAGTCGTTCTCGAAGGGAAGCGCCGAGATTCTCGATTACAGTCACTACGACAACGATCGACACTCCAGCGCGAGCTTCTTCCTGTCCCGCCGTAAAATGCAGGCAGGCCGAAGCCAGGAGAGCATCCTAACCGACGAGTCCGATTACCAGATGTTCCCGTTGCACGAGAACATGGACCACCGAAGCACCGAGAGCGTGCTGACCGACGACTCGGACTCGCTCGTCAAGTCCGCGCCCCTGGAGATGCTGTTCGACTCCCATTACAAGCGGAAGAGGCAGAACTCGGAAACCTACAGCGGCAATCCGAACAACGTTCTAGAGCCCTCGAACGACGTTCAGAATCCGGTGAACGACTCGACGGCTTGCCGAGCGGTCTTCAGATCCAAGTCCCTCCAGGACACGAGAATAAGCAAAGCGAAGAACGAGAACAATTACCCCGAGGACGGAGTGCGGCCAGCCACTTGCATCTACTACGAGTTCAATTTCAACGAGCAGGACAACGCCAACGTGGAAATGAGAATGGGAACCAAGTCGGACACTATGCCGAGGAGCAACAGCTTGAAGGTGCCAAAGGAGCCGCAGTCGATGCTGTTCCTCAACGACTTCGTAGCCCACAAGCCGCCGAAGCCGAAGCGCAACTCCGCTCGCACGCAGAGCATGCGGAACAGAGCGCGTCCCGCCTGGAACAAGTACAACGTCGACTCGCCGACCAATTCCTCTCGGCCGAAGTCGGAGTCCGACGAGTACGGGAGCCAGTCGCGAGCAGACGgccgttccgcgcggaacgacTCCGGCGGTAAAGCCGACGCGGCGAGTACCCTGGAGAACTCGAAGAGGATCGAGCAGTTCCTGCAGTCACCGGCCTATTCGTTGCAGTTCACCGACAACGCGGACCCCAAGACCAAGTTCTACAGCCTGCAGAACCGTCGCGCGGACAAGTGCATGCTGTACGAGGCCGGTGGCCCGATGGACAATTACGGTTTCGAGGCGAACGACCCGCCCCATCGGGACTGCGACACCGGCGAGGATCAAAGGGACAACTCGCACGTTTGCTGTTACGAGAACCAGATCCCGACGAAGGACACGCAAGAAACGTACGACTCGCTGGAGCCCGGCGGCGTGCCGTGCGACCTACAGACGCCCGGAATGCAAACAACCGCGAATCTACGCTCGAACGAACGCATCGACAACATGGACGTGGACCTGAGGATCACGCGGGCGATCGAGGGGACCGTGAAGCTGCTTTCGAGGGAGTTCGAGAACTTGGTCAGGCGGGAGCAGTACTTCATGAAAGAGAAATGTCTGAGGATGACGCATTGCCAAGAGGCCAGCGAGAACTTCGCGAAACTGGAGGCAGAGCGGGACAGTAGAATCGCGATGAGACGCGACATCAGGCTGCACTCCGGCGGGGAGGACAGCGACTGGGCGGACACGTCCGCGATAGACAGGTCGGTGATGGAGAGCGGCTCGTCCACGTCCGCGTCCAGCTGCACCAACTCGCCGAAGAGAATGTGGCCGCCAGCTTCGCGGTGTCAGAGCCACATGAAGTGGACGAAAACCTTGCCCACCATTAATCAGGCTATAATACCATCCAAGCATCTTTACGCAG TTTCAGGAAAAGTAGGTAATAAGAATGCGAGCGCATCCGCGCGAAGTGGACTAGGAAACGCGAATAGCGGAAACCAGTCTCGGCACGGTTCGGCGAAGAATCATTCTTCCCATATAACCAGAAGCAGCAGCGTCGGCGTCTTGAATCAG AGCGATTCCGAATCGGACGTCGGAGCTGGCACCGGAAGGGGATGGAACAACCAAACCGCGAATAGCAGGATCAGCGGATTGATGAGACCGACCATCAGCTCGCAGAATAAGATCAATCATCAAATAAAGACCAGCTCCTCTTCCAACAGCAATTTACCATCGGTCCTCAGGAGGAGAGGCATGCAGGGAGCGTATTCGAGTG TAAATCTAAGTCAAGTGGGTAATCAAGAAGATTCGAGTTCGGAGGACACGTCCTCGAATGGGAACGGGGGTAAGCCTGCGCTGCCTCCCAGACCTCGAAGCATCAGTATTGATCATTCTACTGCGAA CTTAAGTCTACCCGGCACGACAGTGAGAAGATCGGGATCGACGACTGTGATCGCCAACGGCCGCAACGGAAGCAATTCGATAGGACAGAACGCCGGGAGGATATCGACGGCCAACAGGAGTCAGCTGGATCCCAGTCCTCAGGAGCTGCCAGTCAAAGATACCGATCGTGCCATCGATGTAGCCAGTGCCGAAT TAGGCACGGACAAAACATTAG TGTCGACGCAGCTGTGCAACACGATCGCGGACGACCTGACGCGGACGGCGGACAACGTGGTGCAGCTGTACAAGCGTCTAACGATAGACAAAGAGGACGAGGGGGCGAGCATCGACAGGGACACGATGCTGCGCGGCCTCCAGTCTTCCGTGAACGAGACGATGCGCACGTTGCGGCTGGTGGTCGCCGGTGGACAGGCGAGCGTCGACGGATCGTCGGCGACCGGCACCGAGAGCGTGGTCGTCAACGAGGCGACCGCCACTTTCCAAGAACTGCTCGCCGGCCAGGATCAGGGTAAGGTGGTCAACATGATGCAGCAGTACTCCGAGCTGCTGCTGACCATGATGCAGCAAAGGATGGGGGGACCGCAGTCGAGCCACACGTAA